In Pseudobythopirellula maris, the genomic stretch CGGGCACGGCGCCGACACCTTCGGCTGGCGGTTCTACCCGCGGGTCCAAGCGCTCGACACGCCCGGCACTTTCGGCTCGATCCGTCAAACGCTCATGGGCGTTTCGCGAGACGACGACCTCAAGCACCGGAAGATCGAGTCGGGGCAACGCGAGTGCACGGCTGTGGTGCTGATGCCCTCGTTCATTCCGTACGCCGATTTCGACGTGCGGACCAACTGGTTCAAGCTCACCAACCCCAAGAACTCGGCGCTGACGATGAAGGACAGCGTGCGGCTGAGCCGAGCGATCGCCTCGATGCACCGTTCGCGGGCGCAGTGCGCCGAGTGCCAGCATCAGTACTTGGAGGGCGAGGTCGACCGGCTGATGGCACGCGTAAGACAGCTAGAGCGTGAACTGCCACTGCAATCGATGCGTGCCCAGGTGCCCTACGAGAACACACTCGGCGGCTTCGAGATGTTCAACACCGGGGTGACCGACCTGTCGCCCGAGTTGATCGGCTGGTACGGTGCGCCGGGCGTCGTCGTGAGCGATGAAGCTAATAACCAGTTCACATGCGGGTGCGCCAACAAGTGCCCCGACGACGGCGCCGCCAATACTGCGCCGCTCGTCGAGACGGTCGTCAATCAATCGGGAACGACCAGAACGGTAAGGCCGTACCCGATCTGCAACGGCGAGGGGACGACTCTGTTCCTGGTAGGGGACAACTTCAGCGTACACGACACCAAGGTGATCGCCGGCGGCGTTTGCATCCCTCACGTCCAGCTGGTGAGCCGTGACATTATGAGGGTCACGATCCCGTCGTGTGTCAACACGGTCAAGCTGTGCGAAAACGGCAAGACGAGCGAGTACGTGGCGGTCTACGCCGCCACGCCGTACGGCGTGACCAACCACCTGCACGTGCCGGTGCATGGACGTAAGCTCGACGCCCCAACAAAGACCCTGATTGCGGAAACCATAGAGAGGACGGTTAAATCGGAACTCGGCAAGTTGAAGCTCGCTCCCGTCGAAGTCTATACGGGGCCGGTGGTGGGGGCGCCAACTAAAATCTTGATCGAGGCGAATTGCCTGGACGATACGAGCCAGAAATTATACCTCACGGCTAAGTCCTTACCCGCGATAGCCTACCGACTCGACAACCCCACTTACGTGGGCAATACCGGTTGCTTCAAAGGCTCGTTCTACGACGGCGAATACCGCACCGGGCTTTTTCCGATCCAGCACTGCCAGGTCCATCATGCGGAAGGCGTCATCGGGTCGGACAGCGTGCAACAAGCTCTCTGCCCCGCCTTGCTAAACGAGTTGGCAGTGCGGATCAATCACGCGGATGTCCTCGACGACGGGAAGCACACGATGCGACTGCGGCTGTTCTATGTGCCTTCGCACGCTCAAAGCGGGCCGATGATCAGCGAGATCAGTGTCGAGATCATCCTCGCCGCACCATGCTGCAACACGGTCGCAACGGCAAACGGCTCGGCTCCGCCCCAGGATGACACGAACGCGTCTGCTCCTGCGGTTGAGAGCAGGCTGCTAGAGAACTTGCAGGCACCGCTGGCTGCCCCCACCCTGCAACCAAACACGCCTCAAACTCGCCAAAAAAATGAAGAATTACCCCCGCCGCGCCACGCAAAGGAAAACGTAAGAAAACCCGCAAGCAAATCTGACTGCAACTGTGTGGTCACGCCGCGACGATACGCCCAGCAGGCTTCGCTGGCCTCTCATGGGGGAGCCGCCAGCGGGCGGGTACCGGCCCGATTCGTGCAGGAGTTTGTGCAGGCGCCGCCCGCCAATGCCATCGACGCATCCACGGAGAAGGAACGTTTCGAGCAGCTGTCGAATCAGCTACAGCAGGTGGAGACACGGCTCAACGCCCGCCTCGACGCCAGCCAGCTCCAGCAGAACGCCCTGCGGGGAGCTGTGGAGGGTCAACAAGCAGTCGATCTGCGAGCCGCAGCCCGACAGGCGACCGAACGGCTCGCGACGGCCGGTCAGGAGCAATCGATCGTGAATGTGAATGTGCGCTATCCCAACGTTGCACCGGTTCCACCGCCCAAGCACGATTGGCTCAGCACCAACAACCACCCCATCGTGGGTCAGATGAAGACCCGCACGATGGAGACCTGGCGGAACGTCCGCGATCAGCTGCCGTGCTACTGAGCGACGCGAAGCGGAAGGACGGGGATCTTGTTTGCGGGGCGGGCCGGTTGGGCCCGCCCCCTTTTTTCAAGCGAGACGCTTGGCTCAGAACGCCAGCTGGGTCTGCGCCCGGACCATCAGGCCCGAGTCGCCGGCCACGAAGTCGGCCGTGCTGGTCGTCACCGCGGCGCCCTTCACCGCGAGCACGTCGAGCGAGAACTTGTTGATCAGGTCGTCGCTGCGGCGGCCGAAGTAGTAGTTCGTGCCGAGCGAGTAAACGAGGCTGTCGCCCCGCAGGCCGCTGACCTGCGACATACGGGCGTTCACATCGACCCGCTTGGCGATGAGGAACTTGCCCAACTCGGCGTGGAAGCCGTAGTCGTAGAGCTGGCGGACGGGCAGCGCGCCGTCGGCCTCGAGGCCCTGGATCCAGCGCATGAAGTACTCGCCGCTGAGGCTCCAGCCTTGGTATTTGAGCCCGGCGTCGAACGAGGCGACCATTTCGTGATCGCTGAGCAACCGCACGCCGGGCGCCAGGGCTCCGGTGTCGGAGAGCCGTGTGCCGTCGCTCAGCCGCAGGAAGTTGTCGTCGCCCAACGGGAAGCCGGCGTCGCTGCGGTCTTCGGTGCGGTCGAACAGGAAGCTCGCGCCGAGGCGGACCGCCGGCGTGGCGTGGCATTGGAAATCGACGTCGCTCGTGCCGTAAGCGGCCCACGGCTCGATGTGGCCCGTTAGGGCGATCGCCAAGTTGTCGTCGAGGTCGGCGGGCCTGCGCGTCGAAGTCCTCAGGCCGTTGGTGAGCGAGGCCTGCCAGCGGACGCCGTCGGCCGGTTTGCCCCACAGCCACAGGCCGTCGGAGAAGCCGGGCCGGAAGTACTCGGTCGCCAGCGAGCGGTCGACCATCCGCAGGTGGCGTGACGACTGCAACCACTGCCGCGTGCTGGCGACCTTCCAGCGGCCCATCGCCACTTCGACCGTGTCGGTCAGCTGGTAGGCGAAGAAGTAGAACAGGTTGTCGACGTTCGACGCGCCGTCGCTGTCGCCGTCGAAAGTGATCGCGTAGCGGAGGTCGGGCGAGAGGGCCGTGCCCGACAGGTTGAGCCGCGCCCGCTCGGTGTCGAAGTTACTCCGGTTGCGGATCGTGCGCGTCACGCCGGCCGCGTCGGTCCAGGTCTCGCGGTCGCGGGCGAAGCCGGTGTAGCGCACCTGCAGGCGGGCGCCGGCGTAGATCGAGAAGGGCCGCTCGTCCAGATCCGTGGAGCGGATGAACAATCCCTTGTCGAATTGGACGCCAAGCTCAAATTCGGGCGCCGCATACGTGACCGGTGGACAAGGGCAGGGCGTCTCGCCCTCCAGCCAAGCCGCTTGGTGCACGCCGGCGAAATCTGCCGGCGCGTCGGCCGACTGGGGCGGGGGCAGCCGCACGGGGGCCGTCGCCGCTGCGGCGTGCGCGCAGAACGCAAACGCCAGCATGGCCACCCCCGAGCATAGCCTCCTTGCGCGCATCGCCATCGTTCCCTGTAGCTGCACTTCCCCCAAGCCAGATCCGTCACACGGCGGGCGGCTGTTAAGATCTATCGACGGGGAGCGGTCTTCGGATGAAACGATGTGTGACGCGTGGGGGCGACTAGACCCGCACGGGCAGCCCCGGGGGCGACCTTGCGGACTGGGCAAGCAACGCGGGCCCAGCCGCCGCTAGTGCTAGCTGCCCTAGCCGTCCAAAGAGCCCTTGGTGCTCGGCACGCCGGGCGACCGGGGGTCGGTCTCGGCGGCTTGGCGCAGCGCCCGGCCAGCCGCTTTGAAGATCGCCTCGGCGATGTGGTGGCAGTTGTGGCCGTGGTGCAGCACGACGTGCAGGTTGCACAAGGCGTTGGCCGAGAAGGCCCGCCAAAACTCTTCGACGAGTTCGGTGTCGAACGCGCCGATCTTGTCCGAGGGAAACTCAGCCCCGAACACCAGGTAATGCCGGCCGCTCAGGTCGATCGCCACGGTGGCCAGCGTCTCGTCCATCGGCAGCGTCATCGAGCCGTAGCGGCGGATGCCGCGTTTGTCGCCCACGGCTTCGCGGACGGCTTGGCCGAGGCAGATGCCGACGTCCTCGACCGTGTGGTGATCGTCGACCTCCAGGTCGCCCTTGGCCTCGACGTTGAGGTCCACCACGGCGTGGCGGGCCAGCAGTGTGAGCATGTGGTCAAGGAAGCCGACACCGGTCTCGACGGTCGACTCGCCCGCGCCGTCGAGGTTGAGCTCGAGGCGGATGTCGGTCTCGCCGGTTTTGCGCTGGATCTGGGCGACGCGTTTCATGCTTAGCGGGGCGCCGGTGCGTAAGGCGCCTGTAAAGTGGGGTTTAAGTGCTTCTTGCAATGGTAGCAGACACGCGGGCGGGGGGGAGCGTGGCGCCGCGGGATCGCCCCGGCCGAGAGGGCGGAATCGGAGTGCGTTGGCGTCACAACCGCACGAGACGGTATACTCGGAGGCGTCACTTGTCTCGGCGGCCTGCGGTCGCCACGCCTTGTCCGAGGGAGCGAAGCGATGGTTCCCAAGATCATGAAGCGTCCGGCCCGCTCGACCGAAGGGCCGTTTGCCGGGTCGATCTCGATCGGCCGGCTGGCTCGCAAGTGGGGCGTGCCGCGCCGCCACGTGCGACGGCTGATGCAAAAGGGCCGGCTGCCGTTCATCGAGGTGGCGGGCAAGATCCGTGTGCCGACCGACGCGCTGCGGGAGAACACCTCGTAATTCTCTTTCCCTGAAAGAGAATTACGCTCTAAGCCCAGTCGAGGCCGGTCTCGATCTTCACACGGTCTTCGAAATCGCCCAGCAGCCCGCCGATCACGTCCCACCCGCCGCGGCGGCGGACCTCGATGTCGCCCTGGGGATTCACGCGCACGATGGTCGTGGCCTCGACGCCGGCGGCGCTGAGGTCGTCGTGGTGCAACTCGTCTTCGGCGATAAGCTTGTCGAGCGTCGCGCCGGTCATCTCGATAAACTGCACAGTGACTCCAAGAATAGGTGTGGCCCCAAGAGCGGGTAGCTTAACGCGAGACGGGCTCGGCTGGCAAGCTTGCCAAACGCGCCTGAACCGCGCGGCTCTCCTCGCTGTAGGGAACGCCCACTATGGCGTTCCGAACCCTGGCGGGAGAGCTTGTCCCGGCGCCCGGAACGCCACGGAGGGCGTGCCCCACAGCTAGGGCCGGGCCAGCCGCCGCAAGACTTCCAGCCCGCGGTCGATCGTCGCCATCGGCGCGGCGTAGCTGATGCGGAAGTGGGTGTCGTGGCGGCTGAAGATGCCGCCGGGGATCACGAGCAGCTCGTTCTCGATCGCCCGTCCGACGAACTCGGTCGCCGTGCCGCCGCCCGCCGGAACTTTGGGAAAGACGTAAAACGCCCCGCCGGTGGGCGCCACTTCGTAGCCGGCGTCTTTGAGCCCGGCGAGCAGGTGGTCGCGCCGGTCGCGGTACGACGCGACCAGCGGCTTGAGGTCGACCCCCTCGGCAGCCAGCACCCCGTGCTGCAACGGCTGCGGAGCGCAGACAAACGTGTACTGCTGCAGGGCGATCATCTTGTCGATCACGGCCGAGGGACCGTGGACCCAGCCGATCCGCCAGCCCGTGACCCCGTAGCTCTTCGAAAAACCATCGACAACGATCGTCTGGTCGTTCCACTGGGCCGGGCTCGTGAGCGGGGCGTCGTAGCAGAACTGGCGGTAGATCTCGTCGGAGAGCAGCGCCACATTGTGCTTGGCGGCCAACTCGGCGAGCCCACGGACAACGGCCGCATCGGCCACCACGCCGGTCGGGTTGGCCGGGCTGTTGAGCAGGATCAGCTTCGTGCGCGGCGTGATGGCCGCCTCGACCTTGGCCAGGTCGATCTGGAAGTCGGTCTCGTACGTGTCGACCACCACCGGCACGCCGCCGACCATCGCGCTGAGCGTGGGGTACATGACAAAGTACGGGTCGAAGCAGATCACCTCGTCGCCGGGATCGACCATCGCGAGCATCGCCAGCACCAGCGCGCCGCTCGTGCCGCTCGTGACCAGCAGCTTGCGGTCGGCGTGGTTCCACTCGCCGTCGACTTGCTTCTGGAGCTGCTCACGCAATGCGGGTACGCCTTGGGTGAGGCTGTAGCCGTTGAGGTCGGCGTGGATCGCCTCGCATGCGGCCTCTTTCACGGCGTCGGGCGCCGGGAAGTCGGGCTGGCCGATCGACAGGTTGATCGGATCGTCCATCTTCGCCGCCAGGTCGAAGACCTTGCGGATGCCGGAGCTATCGAAGTGCGCGGTGCGTTCAGCGAGCCAGGGATGAGACATCGAATGCGGATTTCAGAATGCGGAATGCGGATTAGAAACAAGAGCCGGAGGGCCCTCCAGAGGCGGGTAAACTACCCCCCGGAGTGCTTAGCGCGACAGTCCGTGATCGGCTCCCACGTCTGATCGATACCCCCGATGCGTTGATACAGCTCCGCGAGACTCGCAGCCGCCGACTCAAAGAGTTCGTTCAGATCGTCGTGTTTCTGGAGAACAGGGTGATCACGCAGCGCCGTGTCGAGGTAAAGCTCGGTCACGTGAACGCGGTCGAGCAGTTCAAAATAGTGGCCCGGGTTGATCTCGTCGGGCTTGGCGCCGCTGTCGTGCTCGGGCATCGTTGGACCTTGAATTCGGCAGCGGGGGTGAGATGACAGGTCAATCGATCAGCGCGATGGCGACCTCGTCTTCTTCGTCGGCCGCGGTCTCATGGCTGTCGGCCGGCACGATGGCGTCGCCACTCTCGGGGGGCGCCGACTGCACGAGCGCGACCATCGACAGCACGCCGCCGATCGCGACGAGCTGGATGGTGGTGATTTTTTCGCCGTCGACCAATCCCCACAAGAGGGCCAAGACCGGCACCACGTAAGTCACCATGCCGGCGAACAGCGGGCCGCGGTCTTGCACGAGCCGCACGAACATCCAAATCGTGCCCCCCGTGCCGAGGAA encodes the following:
- a CDS encoding pyridoxal phosphate-dependent aminotransferase: MSHPWLAERTAHFDSSGIRKVFDLAAKMDDPINLSIGQPDFPAPDAVKEAACEAIHADLNGYSLTQGVPALREQLQKQVDGEWNHADRKLLVTSGTSGALVLAMLAMVDPGDEVICFDPYFVMYPTLSAMVGGVPVVVDTYETDFQIDLAKVEAAITPRTKLILLNSPANPTGVVADAAVVRGLAELAAKHNVALLSDEIYRQFCYDAPLTSPAQWNDQTIVVDGFSKSYGVTGWRIGWVHGPSAVIDKMIALQQYTFVCAPQPLQHGVLAAEGVDLKPLVASYRDRRDHLLAGLKDAGYEVAPTGGAFYVFPKVPAGGGTATEFVGRAIENELLVIPGGIFSRHDTHFRISYAAPMATIDRGLEVLRRLARP
- a CDS encoding helix-turn-helix domain-containing protein → MVPKIMKRPARSTEGPFAGSISIGRLARKWGVPRRHVRRLMQKGRLPFIEVAGKIRVPTDALRENTS
- the hisB gene encoding imidazoleglycerol-phosphate dehydratase HisB yields the protein MKRVAQIQRKTGETDIRLELNLDGAGESTVETGVGFLDHMLTLLARHAVVDLNVEAKGDLEVDDHHTVEDVGICLGQAVREAVGDKRGIRRYGSMTLPMDETLATVAIDLSGRHYLVFGAEFPSDKIGAFDTELVEEFWRAFSANALCNLHVVLHHGHNCHHIAEAIFKAAGRALRQAAETDPRSPGVPSTKGSLDG
- a CDS encoding porin; amino-acid sequence: MLAFAFCAHAAAATAPVRLPPPQSADAPADFAGVHQAAWLEGETPCPCPPVTYAAPEFELGVQFDKGLFIRSTDLDERPFSIYAGARLQVRYTGFARDRETWTDAAGVTRTIRNRSNFDTERARLNLSGTALSPDLRYAITFDGDSDGASNVDNLFYFFAYQLTDTVEVAMGRWKVASTRQWLQSSRHLRMVDRSLATEYFRPGFSDGLWLWGKPADGVRWQASLTNGLRTSTRRPADLDDNLAIALTGHIEPWAAYGTSDVDFQCHATPAVRLGASFLFDRTEDRSDAGFPLGDDNFLRLSDGTRLSDTGALAPGVRLLSDHEMVASFDAGLKYQGWSLSGEYFMRWIQGLEADGALPVRQLYDYGFHAELGKFLIAKRVDVNARMSQVSGLRGDSLVYSLGTNYYFGRRSDDLINKFSLDVLAVKGAAVTTSTADFVAGDSGLMVRAQTQLAF